Proteins found in one Populus alba chromosome 14, ASM523922v2, whole genome shotgun sequence genomic segment:
- the LOC118039644 gene encoding phospholipid--sterol O-acyltransferase isoform X1 codes for MRVNLHIATILVVLLIHAAMYNTSVDGGKLIGDYSKLSGIIIPGFASTQLRAWSFLDCPYSPLDFNPLDLVWLDTTKLLSAVNCWLKCMLLDPYNQTDHPECKSRPDSGLSAITELDPGYITGPLSSVWKDWVKWCIEFGIEANSIIAVPYDWRLSPSMLEERDLYFHRLKLTFETALKLRGGPSIVFAHSLGNNVFRYFLEWLKLEIAPKHYNQWLDEHIHAYFAVGAPLLGAIETVKATFFGNTFGLPVSEGTARLMFNSFASSLWMMPFSKYCRTDNSYCRHFAGGFRKGHHTYQCEEQEFRLNYSGWPTNIVNIEIPSVRGFGAYPSVTELAQTNLSSMECGLPTQLSFSAREISDGTLFKAIEDYESDSKRLLYQLKKSYHDDPVLNPLTPWDRPPIKNVFCIYGIDSRTEVGYYFAPSGKPYPDNWITTDVIYELEGSLYSRSGNLVEGNPGAASGDDTVPYNSLSLCKNWLGPKVNITRAPQSEHDGSDVQVDLNVEHQHEEDIVPNMTRSPRVKYITYYEDSESIPGRRTAVWELDKASHRNIVRSPALMRELWLQMWHDIHPGAKSKFVTKAKRGPLRDEDCYWDYGKARCSWSEYCEYRYLFGDVHLGQSCRLKNSSADALLNYL; via the exons ATGAGAGTAAACCTCCACATTGCCACCATTTTGGTGGTTCTACTTATACACGCAGCCATGTATAATACCTCCGTTGACGGCGGAAAGTTAATCGGAGACTACTCCAAGTTATCCGGAATAATAATTCCAGGATTCGCATCTACTCAGCTTAGAGCGTGGTCTTTCCTTGATTGTCCTTACTCTCCTCTCGACTTCAACCCTCTCGACTTGGTCTGGCTTGACACTACCAAA CTACTTTCTGCTGTGAACTGTTGGCTTAAGTGCATGTTACTTGACCCTTACAACCAAACGGACCATCCTGAATGCAAATCGCGTCCCGATAGTGGTCTTTCTGCTATTACGGAACTTGATCCCGGTTATATCACAG GTCCTCTTTCTTCAGTGTGGAAAGATTGGGTTAAGTGGTGCATAGAGTTTGGCATCGAGGCGAATTCAATCATTGCTGTGCCATATGACTGGAGATTGTCACCATCGATGCTTGAGGAGCGAGACCTTTATTTTCACAGGCTCAA GTTAACATTTGAAACTGCCCTTAAACTTCGAGGAGGACCCTCAATAGTATTTGCCCATTCTTTGGGTAACAATGTCTTCCGCTACTTTCTGGAATGGTTAAAACTGGAAATTGCACCTAAACATTATAACCAGTGGCTTGATGAACACATTCATGCCTATTTTGCAGTTG GAGCTCCTCTTCTTGGTGCAATTGAGACAGTGAAAGCAACATTTTTCGGGAACACATTTGGTCTTCCAGTTTCTGAG GGAACAGCTCGATTGATGTTCAATTCTTTTGCTTCTTCATTATGGATGATGCCATTTTCTAAGTATTGTAGAACCGATAATTCTTACTGTAGGCATTTTGCCGGGGGATTCAGGAAGGGTCATCACACATATCAATGTGAGGAGCAGGAATTTCGTTTAAACTATTCTGGGTGGCCAACAAATATAGTCAACATAGAAATTCCTTCTGTTCGTG GCTTTGGTGCCTATCCCTCAGTTACCGAATTAGCTCAAACCAACTTGTCTAGCATGGAATGCGGGCTTCCTACTCAGTTATCCTTTTCAGCTCGTGAAATATCAGATGGGACCCTTTTCAAAGCAATTGAAGATTATGAATCAGATAGCAAGAGGCTTTTATACCAATTAAAGAA gTCATACCATGATGATCCTGTTTTGAATCCACTAACACCTTGGGACAGACCAcctataaaaaatgttttctgcATCTATGGAATAGATTCAAGGACTGAG GTTGGTTACTATTTTGCACCGAGTGGCAAGCCTTACCCTGATAATTGGATCACAACCGATGTCATTTATGAGCTTGAAGGGTCTCTGTACTCCAG GTCAGGGAACTTGGTCGAAGGTAATCCTGGAGCTGCAAGTGGGGATGATACG GTACCATACAATTCTCTCTCTTTGTGTAAGAATTGGCTTGGACCAAAAGTGAACATAACAAGGGCTCCTCAG TCAGAGCATGATGGATCTGATGTACAAGTGGATTTGAATGTAGAACATCAGCACGAAGAGGATATAGTTCCCAACATGACAAGGTCTCCAAGAGTAAAGTACATCACCTATTATGAAGATTCTGAAAGTATTCCAGGAAGAAGAACAGCAGTTTGGGAGCTCGATAAAG CAAGTCACAGGAACATTGTTAGATCCCCAGCTCTAATGAGAGAGTTGTGGCTTCAGATGTGGCACGATATCCATCCCGGtgcaaaatcaaaatttgttaCCAAAG ctaAGCGGGGACCTTTAAGAGATGAAGATTGTTACTGGGACTATGGGAAAGCTCGATGTTCGTGGTCTGAGTACTGTGAATATAG GTATCTCTTTGGGGATGTTCACTTGGGACAGAGCTGTCGGTTGAAGAATTCTTCAGCTGATGCACTCTTGAATTACCTATAG
- the LOC118039644 gene encoding phospholipid--sterol O-acyltransferase isoform X2 translates to MRVNLHIATILVVLLIHAAMYNTSVDGGKLIGDYSKLSGIIIPGFASTQLRAWSFLDCPYSPLDFNPLDLVWLDTTKLLSAVNCWLKCMLLDPYNQTDHPECKSRPDSGLSAITELDPGYITGPLSSVWKDWVKWCIEFGIEANSIIAVPYDWRLSPSMLEERDLYFHRLKLTFETALKLRGGPSIVFAHSLGNNVFRYFLEWLKLEIAPKHYNQWLDEHIHAYFAVGAPLLGAIETVKATFFGNTFGLPVSEGTARLMFNSFASSLWMMPFSKYCRTDNSYCRHFAGGFRKGHHTYQCEEQEFRLNYSGWPTNIVNIEIPSVRGFGAYPSVTELAQTNLSSMECGLPTQLSFSAREISDGTLFKAIEDYESDSKRLLYQLKKLVTILHRVASLTLIIGSQPMSFMSLKGLCTPGQGTWSKVILELQVGMIRISDTEHQHEEDIVPNMTRSPRVKYITYYEDSESIPGRRTAVWELDKASHRNIVRSPALMRELWLQMWHDIHPGAKSKFVTKAKRGPLRDEDCYWDYGKARCSWSEYCEYRYLFGDVHLGQSCRLKNSSADALLNYL, encoded by the exons ATGAGAGTAAACCTCCACATTGCCACCATTTTGGTGGTTCTACTTATACACGCAGCCATGTATAATACCTCCGTTGACGGCGGAAAGTTAATCGGAGACTACTCCAAGTTATCCGGAATAATAATTCCAGGATTCGCATCTACTCAGCTTAGAGCGTGGTCTTTCCTTGATTGTCCTTACTCTCCTCTCGACTTCAACCCTCTCGACTTGGTCTGGCTTGACACTACCAAA CTACTTTCTGCTGTGAACTGTTGGCTTAAGTGCATGTTACTTGACCCTTACAACCAAACGGACCATCCTGAATGCAAATCGCGTCCCGATAGTGGTCTTTCTGCTATTACGGAACTTGATCCCGGTTATATCACAG GTCCTCTTTCTTCAGTGTGGAAAGATTGGGTTAAGTGGTGCATAGAGTTTGGCATCGAGGCGAATTCAATCATTGCTGTGCCATATGACTGGAGATTGTCACCATCGATGCTTGAGGAGCGAGACCTTTATTTTCACAGGCTCAA GTTAACATTTGAAACTGCCCTTAAACTTCGAGGAGGACCCTCAATAGTATTTGCCCATTCTTTGGGTAACAATGTCTTCCGCTACTTTCTGGAATGGTTAAAACTGGAAATTGCACCTAAACATTATAACCAGTGGCTTGATGAACACATTCATGCCTATTTTGCAGTTG GAGCTCCTCTTCTTGGTGCAATTGAGACAGTGAAAGCAACATTTTTCGGGAACACATTTGGTCTTCCAGTTTCTGAG GGAACAGCTCGATTGATGTTCAATTCTTTTGCTTCTTCATTATGGATGATGCCATTTTCTAAGTATTGTAGAACCGATAATTCTTACTGTAGGCATTTTGCCGGGGGATTCAGGAAGGGTCATCACACATATCAATGTGAGGAGCAGGAATTTCGTTTAAACTATTCTGGGTGGCCAACAAATATAGTCAACATAGAAATTCCTTCTGTTCGTG GCTTTGGTGCCTATCCCTCAGTTACCGAATTAGCTCAAACCAACTTGTCTAGCATGGAATGCGGGCTTCCTACTCAGTTATCCTTTTCAGCTCGTGAAATATCAGATGGGACCCTTTTCAAAGCAATTGAAGATTATGAATCAGATAGCAAGAGGCTTTTATACCAATTAAAGAA GTTGGTTACTATTTTGCACCGAGTGGCAAGCCTTACCCTGATAATTGGATCACAACCGATGTCATTTATGAGCTTGAAGGGTCTCTGTACTCCAG GTCAGGGAACTTGGTCGAAGGTAATCCTGGAGCTGCAAGTGGGGATGATACG GATATCTGATACAG AACATCAGCACGAAGAGGATATAGTTCCCAACATGACAAGGTCTCCAAGAGTAAAGTACATCACCTATTATGAAGATTCTGAAAGTATTCCAGGAAGAAGAACAGCAGTTTGGGAGCTCGATAAAG CAAGTCACAGGAACATTGTTAGATCCCCAGCTCTAATGAGAGAGTTGTGGCTTCAGATGTGGCACGATATCCATCCCGGtgcaaaatcaaaatttgttaCCAAAG ctaAGCGGGGACCTTTAAGAGATGAAGATTGTTACTGGGACTATGGGAAAGCTCGATGTTCGTGGTCTGAGTACTGTGAATATAG GTATCTCTTTGGGGATGTTCACTTGGGACAGAGCTGTCGGTTGAAGAATTCTTCAGCTGATGCACTCTTGAATTACCTATAG
- the LOC118039639 gene encoding exocyst complex component EXO84B produces MENRFQWNHLQRLLDSASENPRIQTTPDSSSASIYSDNSDHDSNLHSMAGKGIKRLCAELLEIQALSDDDFHRNIFSNYSAFLGVFEEVKDMEKELMKLKTQVSTQKGLVKELIDGVYLKLLSEETMESIIEESEMDEPPPSNQLEVHIDDILEILDTLLSENRIDEAIAILETEEENFKRVEVELGDVPSDVLMLYKSLISERKAMLTLESTLVAENSRISGPELQKAPVGICRLGESHLANQLLLRYYHSRIARGIHDLQNSKVFLHGVYIREVSRFVFSMISRAAGSFMELYGETSPFSSEFIQWVYEEIEVFAVSFARYVISVPEVSNRLSTAVESVQFALSYCSLLESQRLVLRPCLIEHVRPCMEDVLLIHVDHFKKVIGIFTATDAWVLGRYLLSGILNESCSSMVIGERPEYCLLTSSGRKFVTVLQVCLRIYSKKYRK; encoded by the exons ATGGAAAATCGATTCCAATGGAATCATCTTCAACGGCTACTAGATTCCGCTTCAGAGAATCCGAGAATTCAAACGACTCCCGACTCCAGCAGCGCTTCCATTTACTCTGACAACAGCGACCACGACTCCAATCTTCATTCCATGGCCGGAAAG GGAATAAAGCGCCTGTGTGCGGAATTATTGGAGATACAGGCATTATCGGATGATGATTTTCATCGAAACATCTTCTCTAATTATTCTGCGTTTCTCGG AGTATTTGAAGAAGTAAAGGACATGGAAAAGGAGCTGATGAAACTTAAAACGCAAGTTTCTACACAAAAAGGGCTAGTAAAAGAACTGATTGACGGCGTGTACTTGAAGTTGTTATCAGAGGAAACAATGGAATCAATCATTGAAGAATCTGAAATGGACGAGCCACCTCCCTCAAATCAGTTGGAGGTTCACATCGATGACATTTTAGAAATTCTGGACACTCTGCTGTCAGAAAACAGGATAGATGAAGCAATAGCCATTTTAGAAACGGAGGAAGAGAATTTTAAAAGAGTGGAGGTTGAATTAGGCGATGTGCCATCGGATGTTTTGATGCTATACAAGTCTCTGATTTCTGAGAGGAAAGCAATGCTTACGTTGGAATCAACTCTGGTGgctgaaaattcaagaataagtGGCCCTGAACTTCAAAAGGCGCCGGTTGGAATCTGCAGACTAGGTGAAAGTCATCTTGCAAATCAGTTATTGCTGAGGTATTATCATTCGCGTATTGCTCGTGGAATACATGATTTGCAGAATTCGAAGGTGTTTTTACATGGGGTGTACATCAGGGAAGTTTCGAGGtttgttttttctatgatttctCGAGCTGCTGGTAGCTTTATGGAGCTGTATGGAGAAacttctcctttttcttcagAATTTATTCAGTGGGTctatgaagaaattgaagtctTCGCTGTTTCTTTTGCTAGATATGTTATATCTGTCCCAGAGGTAAGCAACAGACTGTCCACAGCTGTAGAATCTGTACAATTTGCGTTGTCCTATTGCTCTTTGTTAGAATCTCAGAGATTGGTGTTGAGGCCATGCTTGATTGAGCATGTTCGCCCTTGTATGGAAGACGTTCTTCTGATACATGTAGACCATTTTAAGAAAGTCATCGGCATCTTCACTGCAACCGATGCTTGGGTTTTGGGTAGATATCTTCTGTCTGGAATTTTAAATGAAAGCTGCTCTTCTATGGTTATTGGGGAACGACCAGAATATTGCCTTCTCACCAGTAGCGGTAGGAAGTTCGTAACTGTGTTGCAGGTTTGCTTGCGTATTTACAGTAAAAAGTATCGTAAGTGA